The following coding sequences are from one Kwoniella dendrophila CBS 6074 chromosome 8, complete sequence window:
- a CDS encoding V-type ATPase, F subunit has product MAATTSNPKDRNLLAVIGDEDSVTGLLLAGIGHVDQNQKKNFLIVDAKTQTSVIESAFQDFTERKDVAILLINQHVAEKIRPTVDRYQAAFPALLEIPSKEHPYDPAKDSVLKRVQKLRGD; this is encoded by the exons ATGGCTGCTACTACTTCAAATCCTAAAGATAGAAATTTATTGGCTGTGATAGGAGATGAG GATTCCGTAACTGGTTTATTATTAGCTGGTATAGGTCATGTtgaccaaaatcaaaagaagaacttCTTGATTGTCGATGCTA AAACCCAAACAAGTGTGATAGAATCTGCTTTTCAAGATTTCACAGAACGTAAAGACGTAGCTATATTACTTATAAATCAACAT GTGGCCGAAAAGATAAGACCGACAGTAGATCGATATCAAGCTGCTTTTCCTGCTTTATTGGAAATTCCAAGTAAAGAACATCCTTATG ATCCCGCCAAGGATTCAGTTTTAAAACGAGTACAAAAACTACGAGGAGattaa